The Bos indicus x Bos taurus breed Angus x Brahman F1 hybrid chromosome 11, Bos_hybrid_MaternalHap_v2.0, whole genome shotgun sequence sequence TAATATACAAACTTAAAATCACCCCACCACTGAACTTTTTTTCACGTTTTCCCTTCTCCTATCTCCATCTGTTCAAATTCTACCTCATTCTGAAGGACTCAGCTCAGATGTTGCTCCTGCAATGAGGCCTTTCTGGATGCCTGTATTTACCAGAATGACTTTGtgcattctgtttctttttggagaaaagtatatttcaatttgtttttaaaatatatgatccTATGGTTTTGGTTAAAGCCTATGATATAAATTTGACTACCCAGACTCTAGGAAAACATGGTTGCCTTTTCCTGAAATTTCTACCACTTCCCCATTTTACCAACTAATTCCTCAGCCTTATTCAAATTTAGGTTTAGAGTAGAAACTCTTCTTTTGCTATCTCTCTTTGTTGGAAGTCAAGACCAGgcagtcttcttttcttttttctttttcttttctcattttctttatttggtaGGAATGTTTTCAATATAATTCAAGTAGTACTTTATGCCAATAATGATTTTGTTGAGAACAgcagcttttcatttttctttatagttcccATGATTAGAACAGTACATGGAACACAGcaggttctcaataaatgtccataaataccatttaaattttttattttttaatttatcttgtttaattggaggataattgctttatagtattgtgttggtttctactatatatcatgaatcagccataggtatacatatgtcccctccctcttaaacctcccaccctacctcctaccccatcccacccctgtaggttatcacagagctccctgcatcatacagtaaatttccactggctactTAATTTTACCTATGGTAATGTATACGTTTCCATGCTACCCTCTCAAttcgccccaccctctccttcccctgctgtgtccacaagtctcttctcagtgtctgcatctccactgctgccctgcagttAGGTacatcagtgccatctttctagattccatatatgtgcattaatatacgatatttgtctctttctgaacttacttcactctgtataataggctctaccttggtagaactgagtcaaatgtgttcctttttatggctgagtaatattccattgtgtatatgtatcacagcttctttatccattcatctgttaatggacatccaggttgctccCACGTcctacctattgtaaatagtgctgtgatgaacattggggtgcatgtgtcttttttaattatgaCTTCCTCAAGGTGTATGTCCAGTAGtgagattgttgggtcatatggtagttttattcctcattttttaaggaagttccataatgttctccatagtggctatatcaatttgcattcccactaacagtataagagagtttccttttctccacaccctctccagcacttactgtttatagatttttttggaGGATAACCATTCCAGCGCATGTGAAGTGATAActcctcattgtagttttgatttgcatttctctaataatgagcaatgttgagcatcgtttcatgtgtttattcgccatctgtatttcttcttagaagaaatgtctgtctaggtcttctgcccactttttgattggattgtttgtttttctggtattgaactgaatgagctgcttgtatattttgaagattaatcctttgtcagttgtttcatttgctactattttctcccattgtgagggttatcttttcatcttgtttatagctccctttgctgtgcaaaggcttttaagttaaattaggtcctgtttgtttatttttggttttgtttccattactctaggaggtgagttatagaggatcttgctgtgatttatgtcaaagaatgttctgcctgtgttttcccctaagagttttataatttctggtcttatatttaggtcttttatccattttgagttaatgtttgtgtatggtgttaggaagtgttctaatttcattcttttgcatgtagctgtctagttttcccagcaccacttatcgaagagactgtcttttctctactatatattcttgcttcctttgttaaagataaggtgcccataagtgcatggatttatctctgggctttcaattttgttccattggtctgtatatctgtttttatgccagtgttccattggtctatatttctgttttgtgccagtgtCTTGATAATTGTAGATTTggagtacagtctgaagtcaggcaggttgattcctccagctccattcttctttttcaagattgctttggctattcagggtcttttgtgtttccatacaaattgtgaaattttttgttctaattctagaaaaataccattggtagtttgatagagattgaaattgcattgaatctgtagattgctttgggtagtatagtcattttcacaatactgacTAGGAACATggtatctctccatctatttgtgtcatctttgatttctttcatcagtgtcttatagttttctgcatacaggtcttttgtctctttaggtaggtttattcccaggtgttttattctttttgttgccatGGTGAATGggataatttctctttctgacttttcattgttagtgtataagaatgcaagagatttatgttattaattttatatcctgtggctttgctatattcattgattagctctagtaattttctggtggcatctttagggttttctatgtatagtaccatgccatctgcaaatagagttttacttcttcttttccagtcaagattctttttatttctttttcttctctgattgctgtagctaggatttccaaaactatgttgaataatagtggtgagagtggatatccttgtcttgttcctgatcttagaggaaatgctttcagtttttcaccattgagaataatgtttgctgtgggtttgtcatatatggcctttattatgttgagatttttttttaatgcctattttctggagagttttttttatcataaatgtgtaTTGAATTTGTCAAGAGCTTTTTCCGTATCTATTGAGTTGATCATATtacttttatctttcagtttgttaatatggtgtatcacattgattgatttgcatatattgaaaaacccttgcatccttgggataaagccctcTTGATCATGAAGTATGatcttttttatatgttgttggattctgtttgctagaattttgttgaggatatttgcatctatgttcatcagtgatgttggcctataattttctttttttgtgtggcatctttggttttggtatcagggtgatggtaagGCCAGGCAGTTTTCTAATCTGTTGTGGTAAAATACAGTTTATATTGTCCGTGAAAAGTGtgggctttggaatcagatgGTCCTAGGTTTCTGAAAGCTTCATTATTTTCCAATTATGTGAACTTAGGCCGTatacttaacctctctaaacATAAGTGTATTTATCTATTTGTGACCCTAACAAATCTAGTGGCCCCACGTGCTGTAGTCTCCATATAAATGGCATATAAAGAAGCACTACCCAGAAGacaaatagtaattttaaaattaatttatgtgtGCTTTCAAAGAACACCAAACAGGAAATAGTTCATTACCCacaatgatatttttcaaattttcttcctCTACTCCTCAATCATATCTAACCTGGAGATGTTCTAAGAGCCtttcacatacatgcacacacaaaaactaAGACTCTGTTCCAGTTCCTGttcctctatctccttcctctctcagccgtatatatatatacatatattctacaGATTGATTTAGCCTCTCTGACATAGTCCCTTCCCTCTTAGGTCCTGTCTCTCTTTACCTATCTAAAATATACAGGAATAGAATCCACACAGCTTCTCCTTTCATGAGTAGAAGTGGAGTgtgagagaagggaaaagagggagaagatGCATGATGGACATATTAGTAACCCTTGTCTCTTTCACATGTAAAACAAGACAATAAAAAATACCTCGTGTGGTTTTTAAGATGACTAAGTAATACTACATGTGTAAAGCACCTGGCATACATCTGGCATATGATTTGTACATAATGGTTGGTTAGTAGTTCTATGAATTacatatgtttcttttttatggattCTAATTCTCTGGAGAAGTTCTCCACATTTTAacgtatttttttaaacaaactaatcatagttattttaaggTACTTTGCTAAACTCAACACCTGGATCACTTGTAGTTCTGTATCTATTGtctctttcttcatttgtgtttcttgtcttttGGTGAACCTggtaatattttaatgaaagatgCTCATTGTGCCTAGAGAAATTATAAAGGCTCCAGGTGGTGTTAGCTTCCTCTGAGCAAGTTTATCCTGCCCTGCACTAAGCAGATAATTTTGACAAATCATCCTTTTCTACTCAGGAGCTGTGCTGAGTCAAGGCTGGGCTGTAGTTCTGATAAGTCTCAATCTACCCCTGGTTTGCTCCAGGCCCTCTAGAATTTTCCACTGAAAACCTGGTCTATAATACGCATGACGATCCCAACTCTAATCACTGTTTCTCAAGTCTGCTAAAATGCTCTACTTCTAGAGACTTTCTCCTTGGGTGTTTTTGTCCTCTGCTCCATGCAGCCCCAGTATTTGGCAAATATGGTAAGTGAGAAACTGACTTGAGCAACTGTCTTACCCCTGTCAAATCTCCACCAAAAAGTTCTGCTAGTTTCTCTGTTCCCTTGCAACTGCCTCAGGAGATATAAATCCTAGATTATCAGTTCCCAACCACCATTCCCTTCAAGTCAAAATAAACATATGCCCTCAGGATTACAATACCTCTCTCACTTCTCCGAATTCTTCCTTTTCCAGAAACTTAGCTACCTCTCACTTCTGTTGTCTCAGCACTTTCTCACAGCCCTCAACCAAATggtttctatatatttttcagcTTTCACAGATATTCTAGGCAGGAAAACCAGTCTGCCTCTGGCCATTCCAACCCACTTAAATGTAGAAGTTGAAGGTtattaaatgttcatttattcCCTTTTGCATCCTTTATCTGACTGGACAATCTGTAATACATTTTCTCGTTTACCCTCAGTTAGTTGGCTGGTTCCACCGTGTTCTCATTTTCAGGTTCCTGGGCATAGCTTCTAGCAAAAGTGGGCGGTTTGCATTTTTATGATCTTATCTAATCTTGGCTCTACTATCACccttcaacccactccagtattcttgcctggaaaattccatggacagaggagcctggcgggctacagtccctggggttgcaaagagtcggacatgactaagtgactgagcacggaGCAgcaccttttatttcctttgtccaGTCCCCctaattgtttattttgttgttgttgttgttgccttTTTCTAAACTTGGATAACCACTTTGGAGAATGTGGTAgggaattatatatttaatttttccaagtATTTATTAGATGAATTTATTCATCACTAGGAAAACATCTTTTCAGTTACCAAATCCTACTACATAGTCCCCATTATGTAGCTAGTGACTCACTTTCCACATCCTCATTTCTCTTACAAAGTCATGTCTGTGTGAactaggaaaagaaatgaaaataccacCTATTTAACAGATCTTTATATTAAGTATTTAATAGATCTTTCAGTTTCCAACTTAAAATGTCAGAATTTCTGGATACACATTCCAGAGCTTTACAACCCATGTCTGCCCTAATTGGCCACAGAAGTGACAGGATTCAAGCCAAGGTATGCCCAGCAGAAGTCAAAGTACATAGGCAATGACCTGGTTGGGCTGTAAATGGGTGGGGAAATGGAAATTCCTTGGTTATATTAGGCAAAGAGTCAAGAGCAAGAATCTAAGCTGAGAGTGGGGTGATGGCAGGTCAAGAGCCATTTGTTAAAAATGATCAGAATGTAGTTAGAGTATACAGCCTCCAGTGTATACAGACAGGGGCTAGAATAGCAGGATAGCACAGCATCAGTAGCCTTCTTGTGACCCAGCCTCTTGCTTCATCTTTCACCATGTCCCTTCTATCCTCCACACCAGCCATACTTATAAATTACTAAATGTTTCCCAAAGATGCTAAACTGCTTCACACCACCACACCCTTTTTCATGCTGCTCCCTTCCCCTTGCCTTAGCCACAcaacaaatttttttaacttttttccagaTTCTGCTTAAATACCTTCACTATGAAGCTGTTCCTGCCTCCCACCACAGCCTGCCcctactctttcttttttccctgtccCCACCCATGTACCCATTATCACATCTATTTCAACCTTCACAGAACTGGTAAATGGTATCAATGTGCACCTTAGCTCTCTGATGTTGAGAAATGtcacattattatatttttctaaataaaattttaaaaatattagtccTCAAGTGCTAGGATATTAACATGCTCATAATCCTAGAGGGGCTAATAGTCCAGAAATGTGGGAAATGGCCCTTTGGTCTTCAGTACATCTCCAACATTGTTGAATAGAAATGACAAGTGCAGACATCTTTGTCTTGCTCCTAATCTTAGGGGCTAAGCACCCAGTCTGTGTTGTTGGGTGTTGTCATTATAGACATCCCTGAACCGGCTAAGTCTGCTCCTGCCCCTAAAAAGGGCTctaaaaaagctatgaccaaggcccagaagaaggacGGCAAGAAGCGCAAGCGCAGCCGCAAGAAGAGCTACTCCGTGTACGtgtacaaggtgctgaagcaAGTCCATCCGGACACGGGCATCTCGTCCAAGGCCGtgggaatcatgaactccttcgtcAACGACATTTTCGAGCGCATCGCTGGCGAGGCATCGTGCCTGGCGCATTACAACAAGCGCTCAACTgtcacatccagggagatccagaccgcCATGCGCTTGCTGCTACCTtgggagctggccaagcacgccgtgtccgagggcactaaggctgtcaccaagtataccagctccaagtaaatataatatgcctagccgctgttaacagagaaggcaatggcaccccactccagtactcttgcctggaaaatcccatggacagagggcctggtgggctgtagtccatggggtctctaagagtcggacacgactgagcgacttcactttcacttcactatgatGTTAACTGTAGTTTTTTATGGAGGCCTTTGATAGGTTGAGGAAGTTCCATTCTGTTgaatgtttttatcatgaattttatcaaatgcattTCCCACCTTTATTGAGTTAATTATGTAGTTCCATCCATTAGTCTATTAACATGATGTATTACATTGTTTGGTCTTTCAGATATTATGccaaccttgcattcctagaataaatcccacttttagtgtataatcctttttatatttgCTGGATTTGGTTGGCTGGTATGTTGCTGAggttttttgcatctatatttgtaAGGAATagtggtctgtaattttcttgtgatttttttttctagttttagtaTCAGGGTAATACTAGCCTCGTAGATTAGTTGCAAAGTTTTCCTTCATCTTCTGTTTTCTTGGAAGAATTTGTGAAAGAttaatgatatttatttaaaGGTTTGGCACAATTCACCAGTAAAGCCATCTAGGCCTTAATTTTTTTTGTGGAAAATCTTCTAATTACTAACTGTATATCTTTACTTGTTATAGATTGTGCCAAAAAGTTTATATAGCAGGCCTGAGATTTCTTTGCTTAGAAAGTCCTACTTACAAGATTAACCCTTGTCTGGCATATGGGAATTTGGATTTAGGGAGTGTTCCCACCATCCCCCAGTGGCTCACTGTGCAAAAGTATGTGCTGACATCTGCTTTTCTTACAGGAGTCTAGAACTTTGGGATGTGCTGGGTACAAGGTGCTTATGTGACCAACCTCCAAAAAACTGTTGGGCACTGAGTCTCTAATGACTTCTGGTGGACAACATTTTACATATACTGCCACAGTTTAACACTAGAGGAATTAAGTATGTTCTGTGACTctacagcatgtgtgtgtgtgcatgttaagttgctttagtcatgcccccaactctttgcaaccatatgaactgttgcccacaggctcctctgtccatcggattctccagggaagaatactggagtgggttgccatgcctcatccaggggaccttcccaacccagggatcgaacctgcatctcctgcaactccttcattgcaggaggattctttaccactgagccaccagggaagcccaactctgTAGGTAGAGGACTTTTAAAAGCTTACACTTTGTTTCCTCTGAACTTCACCCATAAGCCTTTTCTTCATGctgattttcttttgtattctcTTGCCATAATAAGTCATATTTATGCTAAGTCTTGTGAGTCCTCTTAGTGAATCACTCAACCCAGGAGTAGTCTTGGGGACTCCTGACACAGATTTATTCagaagattttctatttcctgtTGAGTCAGTCTTAGCAGTTCGTGTCTTTCTAggaatctgtccatttcatctaggttaccTAATTTGTTGTCATACAATTGTTTATAATATTCccttataatatttttcatttctgtaaggTCACTATTGATGCtacctctttttttaatttaatatttatttttgtttggtggtgccaggtcttagttgcagcatgtaaactcttaattgaggcatgtgggatctagtttcctgaccagggatcaaacctaggccccctgcattgggagcacggagtcttaacggctggaccacctggaaagtcctgaTGCTAcctcttttatttttgattttactaatttagatattttctttctctcttatcaATCTAGCTAACTGGTTTTTACATttctattgatcttttcaaagaaccaactttggTTCCATTGATTTTCTCTACTATTTTTATActgtctattttatgtttttttactccagtaattttttaatttccttccttctacttgcTTTAAGTTTAGTTTGGTCTTCttcttctagtttcttaaggtagAAGATTAAGGTATTGATTTgagatctgttttctttttagtttaatAGAGGAGTTATcggctataaatttccctctaagcactgctttgGCTATATTtcataagttttggtatgttgtgttttttACTTAAACTCATCTCAGAttgctttctaattttctttgtgatttcttccTTGATCCATTGATTACTTAGGagtatgttatttaattttcttatacttatgaatttcccaaatttcttttctttgttgatttCTAATTGCATTCTACTGTGATCAGAGAAGATACTTtggatgattttaatttttttaattattacagTTTGTTTTATGGCCTATCACATGATctgttctggagaatgttccatgttcatttgaaaagaatatacagtCTGATGCTTGGGGGTTTGGAATCCCATTTACCATCTTCCCCTGGTCTCCTCTGTGGAAGCCAGTATGAGAGCAGCAGAGGAGTTGTCACTGtagcttctttttcttcccctcctgCATCCTGCCTTCTGGAGGGAGAGAATAAGCAAATAATGCCAAAGCAACAACTTCTTCCTGATGCCTTTCCAGATTCCAAAAATCCCCAGGTATGCATGGCtttactatcagatcagatcagttgctcagtcgtgtccaactctttgcaaccccatgaatcccaacacgccaggcctccctgtctatcaccaactcccagagttcactcagactcatgtccatcgagtcagtgatgccatccagccatctcatcctccgtcgtccccttctcctcctgcccccaatccttcccagcatcagagtcttttccaatgagtcaactcttcgcatgaggtggccaaagtactggagtttcagctttagcatcattctttccaaagacatcccagggctgatctcctttagaatggactggttggatctccttgcagtccaagggactctcaagagtcttctccaacaccacagttcaaaagcatcaattcttcggtgctcagccttcttcacagtccaactctcacatccatacatgaccacaggaaaaaccatagccttgactagacggacctttgttggcaaagtaatgtctctgcttttcaatatgctatctaggttggtcataactttccttccaaggagtaagcgtcttttaatttcatggctgcggtcaccatttgtagtgattttggagcccagaaaaataaagtctgacactgtttccactgtttccccatctatttcccatgaagtggtgggaccggatgccatgatcttcgttttctgaatgttgagctttaagccaactttttcactctccactttcactttcatcaagaggcttttgagttcctcttcactttctgccataagggtggtgtcatctgcatatctgaggtgactgatatttctcccagcaatcttgattccagtttgtgtttcttccagcccagcgtttctcatgatgtactctgcatataagttaaataaacagggtgacaatatacagccttgacgaactccttttcctatttggaaccagtctgttgttccatgtccagttctaactgttgcttcctgacctgcatgcaaatttctcaagaggcagatcaggtggtctggtattcccatctctttcagaattttccacagtttattgtgatccaaacagtcaaaggctttggcatagtcaataaagcagaaacagatgtttttctggaactctcttgctttttccatgatccagcagatgttggcaatttgatctctggttcctctgccttttctaaaaccagcttcaacatctagCTGTAATTTCTCTTCCTAGACacatatgacaatgaaatgtgTCTGTTCCCACAAGCAATGCAAAATGAGTGCTCTTGGCTCTTCCCTACTCTCAGTGGCTGCCTCAGGAGCTCTCCCACTCAGGAGTGGGTCAGTGCTTCTTTAATGGATGGATTTGGTCCCAGGTCATTATcttgatgggcttccctcgtggctcagatgataaagaatctgcctacaatgcaggagacccaggtttaatcccttggtcaggaagatcccctggagaagggaatggcaacccactccagtattcttgcctggagaattccacagacagaggagactggagggctacagttcatggggttgcaaagagtcacacatgactgagtgactaatactttcactttttcatcatTGATGGCAAGTCAAAGAAGGAATGGTTTAGTGAGATTAGAGTTTTTACTTGATAATAATAAACTCCCACCTGCCCCTCTAGCAAGGCCTACACCAGTGCCATTGAATTGTCCCTTCTACTCCTGTTTTCCCATATACTAGAAATAAATAACcacctcttcttctttttctttgaaatctgtAAAAGATCCATCTGGCTGTTACTAACAGAAAACCAACCCAACTCTACTTTGagtaagagtttatttttctcatgtaacAAAAGAGCGAGGACAGAATTCTGGGGCTGGTGCAGTTGATCAGTGCTGTCGAGGACCCAGGCTCTTGCTGTTTTCCCATAGCATCCTTAGCAGGTATACTTCATCCTCATGCCTGCTGCCTCATGGTCACAAGCTGGCTGCTGCGCCTTAAGATCAAGTCCTGTCCTAGGGAGAAAGAAGGGGCAGGGTGCAAGCGCAAAAAGCCTGCCAGCACATTACAAAGCTTTTCCAGAAGCCACTTCTGCTGATGTCTCATTATTTAAGTCCACATTACATATCACTGAAAGACTAACAGAGagaaagggggtgggggcagtgtccAGGAAACCAACAGTGGCTGCCACACCACACCTTCCTTCAGAGCTTTAGTAATTAGAAGTGGGGAGGATGACTTTAATCAGGCTGAACTTGGAATACAGCATGCCATTCAATTCTCCCCCTGTCACACCTGTTCTAATAAGAATCAACCTCCACCTCCTAAAATCTAAACTCCCTGACACCTTACATAGCAAAGTCCCTAACCACAACATAAGTATAGAAATTTTTTCACCCACCTTCTGGTAAATTCAGCATCCAACTCATGCTCCTTTCttttgaattagaaaaaaacatattCTAAAGTACTCAGCAGTCATCTaatcattctaatcccaaagaagggcaatgccaaagaatgttcaaactaccatacagttttgctcatttcacatgctagcaaggttatgccaaaatccttcaagctagtcttcaactgtatgtgaactgagaacttccagatgtacaagttgggtttcaaagaggcagaggaaccagagatcaaattgccaacacctgttggatcacagaaaaagcaagggaat is a genomic window containing:
- the LOC113900665 gene encoding histone H2B type 1-H-like; its protein translation is MSALIGHRSDRIQAKGLSTQSVLLGVVIIDIPEPAKSAPAPKKGSKKAMTKAQKKDGKKRKRSRKKSYSVYVYKVLKQVHPDTGISSKAVGIMNSFVNDIFERIAGEASCLAHYNKRSTVTSREIQTAMRLLLPWELAKHAVSEGTKAVTKYTSSK